One segment of Pasteurella skyensis DNA contains the following:
- the dnaQ gene encoding DNA polymerase III subunit epsilon translates to MNKPIQRQVVLDTETTGMNFDGLPHIGHNIIEIGAVEVINRRLTGRTYHVYIKPPREVEEEAIKVHGITNEFLQDKPTFSEIVDEFVDFIKGAELIIHNAPFDVGFMDHEFSFLKNPPPKTTEMCNVIDTLLIARKMYPGKRVSLDALCSRLGIDNSKRVLHGALLDAEILADVYLMMTGGQIALLSDTEETKSSATESVVNTSINFDTSDLVVLKPTEEEQQAHLAYLNALDKKSKGQCIWLAKELAENEISH, encoded by the coding sequence ATGAACAAACCTATTCAGCGACAAGTGGTATTAGATACAGAGACCACTGGAATGAACTTTGATGGGCTTCCTCATATTGGGCATAATATTATTGAAATTGGTGCTGTAGAGGTGATTAATCGCCGTTTAACAGGACGAACTTATCATGTCTATATAAAACCGCCAAGAGAGGTGGAAGAGGAAGCAATTAAAGTTCATGGCATTACGAATGAATTCTTGCAGGATAAGCCTACATTTTCTGAAATTGTGGATGAGTTTGTTGATTTCATCAAGGGAGCAGAGTTGATCATTCATAATGCACCTTTTGATGTGGGATTTATGGATCACGAGTTTTCTTTTCTAAAAAATCCACCTCCTAAAACAACTGAAATGTGTAATGTGATTGATACATTATTAATTGCCCGTAAAATGTATCCTGGAAAACGAGTCAGTTTAGATGCCTTGTGCTCTCGTTTAGGTATTGATAACTCTAAACGAGTACTACACGGCGCTTTACTGGATGCTGAAATTTTGGCTGATGTGTACTTAATGATGACAGGTGGGCAAATTGCCTTATTAAGTGATACAGAGGAAACTAAATCATCGGCAACAGAGAGTGTTGTAAATACATCAATAAATTTTGATACCAGTGATTTGGTGGTGTTAAAACCAACGGAAGAAGAGCAACAGGCGCATTTAGCTTATCTGAATGCTCTTGATAAAAAATCTAAAGGGCAGTGTATTTGGTTGGCCAAAGAACTGGCAGAGAATGAAATTTCGCATTAA
- a CDS encoding PDDEXK nuclease domain-containing protein: MSNIIKNTKNNFLQSVSELLIQSRQKVTTAINISMVYTYFEIGRMIVEEEQNGKEKAGYGQNLITELSEHLTSQFGKGFSKTNIKQMRKFYLEYSQKAIGQTVSDLLGEKSTNTKNYDFSLSWSHYLKLMRIKNIQERQFYEIEARENNWSLSELNRQFDSSLYERLVLSRDKEKIKELSIKGHIVETPKDILKEPYVLEFLGLPELSSYSEQDLESKIIDNLQKFLLELGKGFTFVGRQVRISYDEEHFFIDLVFYNRLLKCFVLFDLKIGKIKHQDIGQMQMYVNYYDRKIKLDDENKTIGILLCKDKKQSLVEMTLPEDNEQMFAVKYETVLPSKEDLQRLIEIDKS, encoded by the coding sequence ATGAGCAACATAATTAAAAATACTAAAAATAACTTTTTACAGTCTGTGAGTGAATTACTTATTCAGTCTAGACAAAAAGTAACAACAGCAATCAATATATCAATGGTTTATACTTATTTTGAGATAGGTAGAATGATTGTTGAAGAAGAGCAAAACGGTAAAGAAAAGGCGGGTTATGGGCAAAATTTAATTACAGAATTATCAGAGCATCTGACTTCTCAATTTGGAAAAGGATTTTCTAAAACGAATATAAAACAAATGAGGAAGTTTTATCTAGAATATAGTCAAAAAGCAATTGGTCAGACAGTGTCTGACTTATTGGGTGAAAAATCTACAAATACTAAAAATTATGACTTTTCATTAAGTTGGTCGCATTATTTAAAACTAATGAGAATTAAAAATATTCAAGAGCGACAGTTTTATGAAATTGAAGCAAGAGAAAACAATTGGAGTTTATCAGAATTAAATCGTCAATTTGATAGTTCGTTATATGAGCGTTTGGTTTTAAGTAGAGATAAAGAAAAAATAAAAGAATTATCAATAAAAGGGCATATTGTAGAAACACCAAAAGATATTTTAAAAGAGCCTTATGTTCTTGAATTTTTGGGTTTACCTGAATTAAGTTCATATTCTGAACAAGATTTAGAAAGTAAGATAATAGATAATTTGCAAAAGTTTCTTTTAGAATTAGGTAAAGGGTTTACTTTTGTTGGAAGACAGGTACGCATCAGTTATGATGAAGAACATTTTTTTATAGATTTAGTGTTTTATAACCGTCTATTAAAATGTTTTGTGTTATTTGATTTAAAAATTGGGAAAATTAAACATCAAGACATAGGGCAGATGCAGATGTATGTAAACTACTATGACCGCAAAATAAAATTAGATGATGAAAATAAAACCATTGGTATTTTACTCTGTAAAGATAAAAAACAATCATTGGTAGAAATGACACTACCTGAAGATAACGAGCAAATGTTTGCTGTAAAATATGAAACCGTTTTACCAAGTAAAGAAGATTTACAGAGATTAATTGAAATTGATAAATCATAA
- a CDS encoding Spx/MgsR family RNA polymerase-binding regulatory protein, with amino-acid sequence MITLYGIKNCDTVKKALKWCVDNNLPATLHDYRVDGLEEDWLINIESILGWDKLVNKRSTTWRNLDSEIKDNLNQELALKVLLENPTLIKRPITIKDDVVLLGFNANEYTAKLK; translated from the coding sequence ATGATTACTCTCTATGGCATAAAAAACTGTGACACTGTTAAAAAAGCACTGAAATGGTGTGTGGATAATAATTTACCAGCAACTTTACACGACTATCGTGTGGATGGATTAGAAGAAGATTGGCTAATTAATATAGAATCTATTTTAGGTTGGGATAAGTTGGTTAATAAACGCTCTACAACTTGGCGGAATTTAGATTCAGAAATTAAAGATAATTTAAACCAAGAATTGGCGTTAAAGGTGTTGCTAGAAAATCCTACGTTAATTAAGCGTCCAATTACCATTAAAGATGATGTGGTATTACTTGGTTTTAATGCAAATGAATATACAGCGAAATTAAAATAA
- a CDS encoding TRAP transporter large permease → MNMLKKFEEWTGGALLLIIFAILLAQIGSRLLNSPLIWSEELGRLIFVYAGLLGISIGVRKQQHIYIDFITNMMSDRVKKFSNSIIQLLILISILFFIKLGLHVWNDASFEMVSLNISEKWLFAPVPFISLLILIRFFETQKELYDANLSYIPPIFFVIFTVGVFVLLFFFPEVFNLLRISKYVRLGNDAVYVTLIVWLVIMFLGTPVGWSLFIATLIYFSMTRWGVVYSASEKLARSLDSFVLLSVPFFILTGVLMNTGGITERIFNFAKAMLGHHVGGMGHVNIGASLIFSGMSGSALADAGGLGQLEIKAMRDAGYDDDICGGITAASCIIGPLVPPSIAMIIYGVIANESIAKLFVAGFVPGILITIALMVMNYFVSKKRGYKPTPKASKQERWEAFRKAIWAILTPIIIIGGIFSGVFTPTEAAVIAALYSIIIGMFVYKELTLELLFKGCIETIAITGVTVLMVMTVTFFGDMIAREQVAMRIAEGFMAFADSQVSVLVMINLLLLFLGMFIDALALQFLVLPMLIPIAVHFGIDLVFFGVLTTLNMMIGILTPPMGMALFVVARVGNMTVSTVTKGVIPFIIPIFITLVLITIFPQIITFIPNLIMP, encoded by the coding sequence ATGAATATGCTCAAAAAATTTGAAGAGTGGACGGGTGGTGCATTACTGCTTATTATTTTTGCAATATTACTTGCTCAAATAGGTTCTCGTTTATTAAATTCACCACTTATTTGGAGTGAAGAGCTAGGGCGACTTATCTTCGTTTATGCGGGGCTATTAGGTATTAGTATTGGTGTACGTAAACAACAACATATTTATATCGATTTCATTACTAATATGATGTCTGATAGAGTTAAAAAGTTTTCTAATAGTATTATTCAACTTTTAATTCTTATATCAATTTTATTTTTTATCAAATTAGGTCTTCATGTTTGGAATGATGCAAGCTTTGAAATGGTGTCTTTGAATATTTCAGAAAAATGGTTATTTGCACCTGTTCCATTTATTTCACTATTGATTTTAATACGGTTTTTTGAAACACAAAAAGAACTGTATGATGCTAACTTGAGTTATATTCCTCCTATTTTTTTCGTTATCTTCACTGTAGGTGTTTTTGTATTATTATTCTTTTTCCCAGAGGTATTTAATTTATTACGCATCTCAAAATATGTTAGATTGGGAAATGATGCTGTTTATGTCACTCTTATCGTATGGCTTGTGATTATGTTTTTGGGAACACCTGTTGGTTGGTCATTATTTATTGCAACATTGATTTATTTCTCAATGACTCGTTGGGGAGTGGTTTATTCTGCATCAGAGAAATTAGCACGTAGTCTTGATAGTTTTGTATTACTTAGTGTGCCATTCTTTATTCTTACTGGAGTATTAATGAATACTGGTGGAATTACGGAGCGAATCTTTAATTTTGCTAAAGCAATGCTTGGGCATCACGTGGGTGGAATGGGACACGTAAATATTGGTGCAAGTTTAATCTTCTCTGGTATGTCAGGTTCAGCTCTAGCCGATGCGGGTGGGCTTGGACAGCTTGAAATTAAAGCAATGCGAGATGCGGGTTATGATGATGATATTTGTGGGGGAATTACAGCTGCTTCTTGTATTATTGGACCTCTTGTCCCTCCTTCTATTGCAATGATTATTTATGGTGTAATTGCCAATGAATCTATTGCAAAACTTTTCGTTGCAGGTTTTGTACCAGGTATATTGATTACTATCGCTTTAATGGTAATGAACTATTTTGTCTCTAAAAAACGTGGTTACAAACCTACACCAAAAGCAAGTAAACAAGAGCGTTGGGAAGCTTTTAGAAAGGCAATTTGGGCTATTCTTACTCCAATTATTATTATTGGTGGTATTTTTTCAGGGGTATTTACTCCAACAGAAGCGGCTGTTATTGCTGCATTATATTCAATTATTATAGGAATGTTTGTATATAAAGAATTGACGTTAGAATTACTCTTTAAAGGTTGTATTGAAACTATTGCAATCACAGGGGTAACAGTGCTAATGGTAATGACCGTTACTTTCTTTGGAGATATGATTGCACGTGAGCAAGTCGCAATGCGAATTGCAGAAGGATTTATGGCATTTGCAGACTCTCAGGTGAGTGTTCTTGTAATGATAAACTTACTTCTGTTATTTTTAGGTATGTTTATTGATGCGTTGGCATTGCAATTCTTGGTACTTCCAATGCTTATTCCTATTGCAGTTCATTTTGGTATTGATCTTGTCTTCTTCGGCGTATTAACCACATTAAATATGATGATTGGTATCTTAACGCCACCAATGGGAATGGCACTATTTGTGGTGGCTCGAGTCGGAAATATGACGGTATCAACGGTAACTAAAGGGGTAATTCCATTTATTATTCCAATATTTATTACCCTTGTGTTGATTACGATCTTCCCTCAAATTATCACCTTTATTCCTAATTTGATAATGCCTTAA
- the dapE gene encoding succinyl-diaminopimelate desuccinylase, with protein MKNKIIDLACNLIQRESISPEDKGCQKVIADILAKEGFNIEWLEFGDTLNLWATHGESNDKETSPCIAFAGHTDVVPVGDESQWQYPPFSAEIVGDTLYGRGAADMKGSLAAMVIAVRDFVKNNPNHKGKVALLMTSDEEAAAKDGTVKVVETLIARNETVHYCVVGEPSSSQKLGDTIKNGRRGSITADLYIEGVQGHVAYPHLAENPVHKATSMLDELVRYQWDEGNDFFPATSLQIANIHAGTGSNNVIPAQLYVQFNLRFSTEINAEIIKNIVEELLAKHQLKYRIEWNLSGNPFLTAEGKLIDIAVRSIEKFANITPKLETSGGTSDGRFIAQMGTEVIEFGPLNKTIHKVDECVSCEDLAKSGLIYLDILTQLLK; from the coding sequence ATGAAAAATAAAATTATTGATCTTGCTTGCAATTTGATTCAGCGAGAGTCTATAAGTCCTGAGGATAAAGGTTGTCAAAAAGTGATAGCTGATATTTTAGCAAAAGAAGGCTTTAATATTGAATGGCTTGAGTTTGGGGATACTTTAAATTTATGGGCAACGCACGGTGAAAGTAATGATAAAGAAACTTCACCTTGTATCGCTTTTGCAGGACATACTGATGTTGTGCCAGTAGGCGATGAGTCACAATGGCAATATCCTCCATTTAGTGCAGAAATTGTGGGTGATACGCTTTATGGACGTGGCGCGGCGGATATGAAAGGTTCACTTGCCGCAATGGTGATTGCAGTTCGTGATTTTGTAAAAAATAATCCAAATCATAAAGGTAAAGTGGCGTTGTTGATGACTTCTGATGAAGAAGCTGCGGCAAAAGATGGAACAGTTAAAGTGGTGGAAACATTAATTGCACGCAATGAAACGGTTCATTATTGTGTGGTTGGTGAACCGTCGAGTAGTCAAAAATTAGGCGATACCATCAAAAATGGGCGTCGAGGTTCTATCACTGCGGATCTTTATATTGAGGGCGTTCAAGGACACGTAGCTTATCCTCATTTAGCAGAAAATCCTGTACATAAAGCAACATCAATGTTAGATGAATTAGTCCGCTATCAATGGGATGAAGGTAATGATTTTTTTCCTGCAACAAGTTTACAGATTGCCAATATTCACGCAGGGACAGGTAGTAATAATGTCATTCCTGCACAACTTTATGTGCAGTTTAATTTACGTTTTAGTACAGAAATCAATGCGGAAATAATTAAAAATATTGTCGAAGAGTTGTTAGCAAAACACCAGTTGAAATATCGTATTGAGTGGAATTTATCAGGTAATCCATTTTTAACTGCAGAGGGAAAATTGATTGATATAGCGGTACGATCAATTGAAAAATTTGCAAATATTACCCCCAAATTAGAAACGTCAGGGGGAACATCTGACGGGCGTTTTATTGCTCAGATGGGGACGGAGGTTATAGAGTTTGGACCTTTGAATAAAACCATTCATAAAGTTGATGAGTGTGTGAGTTGTGAGGATCTTGCCAAATCAGGTTTGATCTATTTAGATATTTTAACACAATTGTTAAAATAG
- a CDS encoding ORF6N domain-containing protein, which produces MNKLTTMKLFDIKSKIYTIRDKHVMLDRDLALLYGVETKRINEAVRNNPDKFPDDFYFELDNREFEYLRSKISTTNFVKVRTNPKVFTEQGVYMLATILKSKAASEVTVSIIRTFADMRKILANHSTLLEQFYHLEKRQLSYEIKNDNNIDKIFKALECKNNIQEQGVFFNGQIFDAYNFVSDLIRKAQKTIILIDNYIDDSTLTLFQKNQTVSVTIYTHSINTTLKLDLEKYNQQYKPITIKTNKNFHDRFLIIDNNEIYLIGASLKDLGKKVFGFSLLKDINPDLLKLL; this is translated from the coding sequence ATGAATAAATTAACCACAATGAAACTCTTTGATATTAAGTCAAAAATTTATACCATAAGAGATAAACACGTAATGTTAGATAGGGATTTGGCTCTGCTTTATGGGGTTGAAACCAAAAGAATAAATGAAGCGGTAAGAAATAATCCTGATAAATTTCCTGATGATTTTTATTTTGAGTTAGATAATCGTGAATTTGAATATTTGCGGTCGAAAATTTCGACCACAAATTTTGTAAAAGTAAGAACGAATCCAAAAGTTTTTACAGAACAAGGCGTTTATATGCTTGCGACTATTTTAAAAAGCAAGGCTGCTTCTGAAGTTACGGTTTCTATTATTAGAACCTTTGCTGATATGCGAAAAATACTTGCAAACCATAGTACTCTTTTAGAACAATTTTACCATTTAGAAAAACGACAATTATCTTATGAAATAAAAAATGACAATAATATTGATAAAATTTTCAAAGCCCTAGAATGTAAAAATAATATTCAAGAACAAGGCGTTTTCTTCAATGGTCAAATTTTTGATGCCTACAACTTTGTTTCAGACTTAATTCGAAAAGCACAAAAGACAATTATTTTAATTGATAATTATATTGATGATTCAACTTTAACCTTATTTCAAAAAAATCAAACTGTCAGTGTCACTATTTATACCCATTCAATCAATACAACATTAAAACTGGATTTAGAAAAATATAATCAACAATACAAACCCATAACAATAAAGACGAATAAAAATTTCCACGACAGATTTTTGATTATTGATAACAATGAAATTTACCTTATCGGTGCAAGTTTGAAAGATTTAGGTAAAAAGGTATTTGGGTTTAGTTTGTTGAAAGATATAAACCCTGATTTATTAAAGTTACTCTAA
- a CDS encoding sialic acid TRAP transporter substrate-binding protein SiaP, with amino-acid sequence MKFKKTLLVTLLGFATSAFAADYDLKFGMVAGTSSNEYKAVEFFAKEVKDASKGKIDISIYPSAQLGDDRSMIKQLKDGALDFTLGESARFQIFFPEAEVFALPYMVPNFDTAKKALFDTKFGKGLLQKINQKLHITVLADAYNGTRQTTSNRAINSIEDMKGLKLRVPNAATNLAYAKFVGAAPTPMAFSEVYLALKTNSVDGQENPLSTIDAKKFYEVQKYLALTSHILNDQLYLVSDATLEELPADLQKVVKDAAVKAAQYHTKLFVDGENNLISFFEKKGVTVTKPDLKPFREALKPYYNEYLEKNGELGKQAIEEISVLSK; translated from the coding sequence ATGAAATTTAAAAAAACATTATTAGTTACGTTATTAGGCTTTGCTACTTCAGCATTTGCTGCAGATTACGATCTGAAGTTTGGAATGGTTGCAGGGACTAGTTCAAACGAATATAAAGCTGTTGAATTTTTTGCAAAAGAAGTAAAAGATGCTTCTAAAGGTAAGATTGATATTTCAATTTATCCAAGTGCGCAGCTTGGTGATGATAGATCAATGATCAAACAGTTGAAAGATGGAGCATTAGATTTTACACTTGGTGAATCAGCTCGTTTCCAAATTTTCTTCCCAGAAGCAGAAGTATTTGCTTTACCTTATATGGTTCCAAATTTTGATACTGCGAAAAAAGCATTATTTGATACTAAATTTGGTAAAGGCTTACTTCAAAAAATTAATCAGAAATTACATATTACAGTGTTAGCAGATGCTTATAATGGTACTCGCCAAACAACTTCAAATAGAGCGATTAATTCTATTGAAGATATGAAAGGCTTAAAATTGCGTGTACCAAATGCGGCAACTAACTTAGCTTATGCAAAATTTGTTGGTGCAGCACCAACACCAATGGCATTTTCTGAAGTATATTTAGCATTAAAAACAAATTCAGTAGATGGTCAAGAAAACCCATTATCAACTATTGATGCTAAAAAATTCTATGAAGTACAAAAATATTTAGCATTAACTAGCCATATTCTTAATGACCAACTTTATTTAGTCAGTGATGCAACTTTGGAAGAGTTACCAGCAGATTTACAAAAAGTGGTAAAAGATGCAGCAGTTAAAGCAGCACAATATCATACAAAACTGTTTGTTGATGGTGAAAATAACCTTATTTCTTTCTTTGAGAAAAAAGGTGTCACAGTTACAAAACCAGATTTAAAACCATTTAGAGAAGCTTTAAAACCATACTATAATGAGTACTTAGAGAAAAATGGAGAGTTAGGTAAACAGGCAATTGAAGAAATTTCTGTATTATCTAAATAA
- the rimO gene encoding 30S ribosomal protein S12 methylthiotransferase RimO, producing MNSMPNIGFVSLGCPKNLVDSERILTELRTDGYNIIPSYENADLVIVNTCGFIDSAVQESLETIGEALAENGRVIVTGCLGAKEDLIREVHPKVLEVTGPHSYEAVMQQVYKYVPKPEYNPYVNLVPAQGVKLTPKHYAYLKISEGCDHHCTFCIIPSMRGKLESRSITQVLDEAKRLRDSGVKELLVVSQDTSAYSLEQGKESQSKTVFWQGKPIKNNLISLCEELGSLGIWVRLHYVYPYPHVDNLIPLMAEGKILPYLDIPLQHASPKILKAMKRPGSINRTLERIKKWREICPELTLRSTFIVGFPDETEEDFQLLLDFLKEAQLDRVGCFKFSPVDGATATDMPNQVSEEVKEERFHRFMQLQQQISAQRLQQKVGKTLAVIIDEINDENIISRSMADAPEIDGLVYVDNSKNAEIQVGEVVNVTVTDADEYDLWGVIV from the coding sequence ATGAATAGTATGCCAAATATTGGTTTTGTCAGTTTAGGTTGTCCTAAAAATTTAGTGGATTCAGAACGTATTTTAACGGAATTACGTACTGATGGTTATAACATTATTCCAAGTTATGAAAATGCAGATTTGGTTATTGTCAATACTTGTGGGTTTATTGATAGTGCAGTACAAGAGTCGTTAGAAACAATAGGGGAGGCCCTAGCCGAAAATGGGCGAGTGATTGTCACTGGTTGTTTGGGAGCAAAAGAAGATCTTATTCGTGAAGTTCATCCTAAAGTACTTGAGGTCACAGGTCCTCACAGCTATGAAGCAGTAATGCAACAAGTGTATAAATATGTACCAAAGCCTGAATATAATCCTTATGTAAACCTTGTTCCTGCACAAGGTGTTAAATTAACTCCAAAACACTATGCGTATTTAAAAATTTCGGAAGGTTGCGATCATCATTGTACTTTCTGTATTATTCCTTCAATGCGAGGAAAATTAGAGAGCCGTTCTATCACACAGGTTTTAGATGAAGCGAAACGGCTACGAGATTCAGGGGTAAAAGAATTGTTAGTCGTATCACAAGATACTTCTGCCTATTCTTTAGAACAAGGTAAAGAAAGCCAATCAAAAACGGTATTTTGGCAAGGAAAACCGATAAAAAATAATTTAATTAGCTTATGTGAAGAATTAGGTTCACTCGGTATTTGGGTACGTTTGCATTATGTTTATCCTTATCCGCACGTCGATAATTTAATTCCGTTAATGGCGGAAGGTAAAATTCTGCCGTATTTAGATATTCCATTACAACACGCTAGCCCTAAAATATTGAAAGCAATGAAACGCCCCGGTTCCATTAATCGTACTCTTGAACGTATTAAAAAATGGCGTGAAATTTGTCCTGAATTAACCTTACGTTCTACTTTTATTGTTGGCTTTCCAGACGAAACAGAAGAGGATTTTCAACTACTATTAGATTTCTTAAAAGAGGCACAGTTAGACCGAGTGGGCTGTTTTAAATTTAGCCCTGTTGATGGTGCAACGGCAACAGATATGCCAAATCAAGTATCAGAAGAAGTGAAAGAAGAACGTTTTCATCGCTTTATGCAACTTCAACAACAAATTTCCGCACAGCGTTTACAACAAAAAGTGGGCAAAACATTGGCGGTGATTATTGATGAGATTAACGATGAAAATATTATCAGTCGTTCAATGGCGGATGCTCCTGAAATTGATGGTTTAGTTTATGTGGATAATTCTAAAAATGCAGAAATACAAGTTGGTGAAGTGGTAAATGTGACTGTTACTGATGCTGATGAGTATGATTTATGGGGTGTAATTGTTTAA
- the aspS gene encoding aspartate--tRNA ligase: MMRSHYCGQLNASHVGQSVTLSGWVHRVRNLGRFIFVQIRDREGIVQVFFDEQDEKTFKLASTLRNEACVKIQGEVIARESSQINKEMATGEIEVLVKELEVYNNAANLPLDFNQNNTEEQRLKFRYLDLRRPEIAERFKTRAKITSFVRCFMDDHGFLDIETPMLTKATPEGARDYLVPSRVHNGKFYALPQSPQLFKQLLMMSGFDRYYQIVKCFRDEDLRADRQPEFTQIDVETSFMTAEEVRAVMEKMIRGLWQDCLNVDLGDFPIMTFEEAMRRYGSDKPDLRNPLELIDVADLVKDVDFKVFSGPANDKDGRVAVLCVPNGASLTRKNIDEYTKCVAIYGAKGLAWAKVNNVSAGLDGLQSPIAKFLNEEVVKALLERTNAKDGDILFFGADKANVVADAMGALRLKVGRDLELTQLDEWKPLWVIDFPMFEKDDEGNWSAMHHPFTSPRDLTAEELMQDPQNAVANAYDMVINGYEVGGGSVRIFKPEMQQAVFNLLGLSEQDQREKFGFLLDALKYGTPPHAGLAFGLDRLTMLITGTENIRDVIAFPKTTAASCLMTEAPSCANPQALTELGVKVKVTECEE; the protein is encoded by the coding sequence ATGATGCGTTCTCATTATTGTGGGCAACTAAATGCAAGCCATGTTGGGCAAAGTGTAACATTAAGTGGTTGGGTACATCGTGTACGCAATTTAGGTCGTTTTATTTTTGTACAAATTCGTGATCGTGAAGGTATTGTGCAAGTTTTCTTTGATGAACAAGATGAAAAAACTTTCAAATTAGCTTCAACTTTACGCAATGAAGCGTGTGTAAAAATTCAAGGTGAAGTGATTGCTCGAGAATCGTCTCAAATTAACAAAGAAATGGCAACGGGTGAAATTGAAGTGTTGGTTAAAGAGTTAGAGGTGTATAACAATGCTGCCAACCTGCCTTTGGACTTTAATCAAAATAACACCGAAGAGCAACGCTTAAAATTTCGTTATTTAGATTTACGTCGTCCTGAAATTGCAGAGCGTTTTAAAACTCGAGCAAAAATTACCAGTTTTGTTCGCTGTTTTATGGATGATCATGGCTTCTTAGATATTGAAACGCCAATGTTAACCAAAGCAACCCCTGAAGGTGCGAGAGATTATTTGGTGCCAAGTCGTGTGCATAACGGTAAATTCTACGCACTTCCACAATCACCACAGCTTTTCAAACAGTTGTTGATGATGTCTGGATTTGACCGTTATTACCAAATCGTAAAATGTTTCCGTGATGAAGATTTACGTGCGGATCGTCAGCCTGAATTTACCCAAATCGATGTAGAAACCAGCTTTATGACAGCTGAAGAAGTACGTGCTGTAATGGAAAAAATGATTCGTGGTTTATGGCAGGATTGTTTAAATGTCGATTTAGGTGATTTTCCAATTATGACATTTGAAGAAGCAATGCGTCGCTATGGTTCGGATAAACCTGATTTACGTAATCCATTAGAATTGATTGATGTTGCTGATTTAGTGAAAGATGTCGATTTCAAGGTGTTCAGTGGCCCTGCAAATGATAAAGATGGACGAGTGGCAGTACTTTGTGTCCCAAATGGTGCGAGCTTAACCCGTAAAAATATTGATGAATATACCAAATGTGTTGCTATTTATGGTGCAAAAGGTTTAGCTTGGGCAAAAGTAAATAATGTGAGCGCTGGGCTTGATGGTTTACAGAGTCCTATTGCTAAATTCTTAAATGAAGAAGTAGTTAAAGCATTACTTGAAAGAACCAATGCGAAAGACGGTGATATTCTTTTCTTTGGTGCAGATAAAGCTAATGTAGTGGCGGATGCAATGGGTGCGTTACGCTTAAAAGTAGGACGTGATTTAGAATTAACCCAATTAGACGAATGGAAACCACTTTGGGTAATTGATTTCCCGATGTTTGAAAAAGATGATGAAGGTAACTGGTCTGCAATGCACCACCCATTCACTTCACCACGTGATTTAACCGCAGAAGAATTAATGCAAGATCCACAAAATGCGGTGGCAAATGCGTATGATATGGTTATCAATGGCTACGAAGTAGGCGGTGGTTCAGTGCGTATTTTCAAACCTGAAATGCAACAAGCAGTATTTAATCTTTTAGGTCTTTCAGAGCAAGATCAACGTGAAAAATTTGGTTTCTTACTTGATGCTTTAAAATATGGAACACCACCACATGCAGGATTAGCTTTTGGTTTAGATCGTTTAACGATGTTGATTACTGGAACAGAAAATATTCGTGATGTTATTGCTTTCCCCAAAACAACGGCAGCGTCGTGTTTAATGACAGAAGCGCCTAGTTGCGCCAATCCACAAGCATTAACAGAGCTTGGTGTGAAAGTAAAAGTTACAGAGTGTGAGGAGTAA